GTTTGAGTTACTGAGTTTTGTGAGTTCCATGAGTTCAATGGGTTAGTGAGTATTTGAGTGGAACCGTGGAGGTCTTTTAATCTTTGTTGAAAAATAATTGGATCTAATTATGGCGATTCTTTCTATAGATCAGGGCACCACAGGTACCACCGTCATATTGGTAGGTTCTGAAGGACAGATTCTCGCTAAAACCTATCATGAGTTTCAGCAATTCTACCCTCAACGTGGCTGGGTTGAGCACGATCCAGAAGAAATCTGGGAAACCGTGGTTGAGTGTGTTGGAGAAATTTGTGCCGCCAATTCAGAAGTGATTGAAGGTATAGGTATCACCAATCAAAGGGAAACCACCGTCATCTGGGATGCTGATACAGGCAACCCTGTATACAATGCCATCGTCTGGCAATGTCGTCGGACCGCCTCTATTTGTGAGAGCCTGGAACCACATAGGGGTCTAATAATAGAAAGAACAGGGTTGCCCCTCGATGCCTATTTTAGCGCTACCAAAGCCCAGTGGATTTTGAATCATGCGACTATAAATCCAGACCAGAATTTGAAGTTTGGAACCATAGATACCTGGCTTATCTGGAAGCTTACTGGCGGGGATGTTCATGCAACGGATTATTCCAATGCTTCCCGTACCATGCTTTTTAATATTCATGATAAGCGTTGGGACGCTGAACTATGCGACCTGCTTAAAGTCCCCATAGACATGCTTCCTGATGTAAGAAATTCCTCAGATGACTACGGGACAGTTTCTACGCTATCTGAACTAGATGGTATTCCCATTTGCGGCGTGGCTGGAGATCAGCAGGCCTCGCTATACGGGCAACAATGTTTTCAAAAGGGTGAAACAAAAAACACCTATGGAACGGGTTGTTTCATCATGATGAATACAGGTGCTGAAGCTATTCAATCAGAGTACGGGTTAATCACAACACTGGCAGCGGATCCTGATGGCAAACCCTGTTATGCCCTTGAGGGTTCAATTTTTATTGCCGGAGCAGCCATTCAATGGCTCAGGGACGAATTAGGCCTCATCAAGACCGCAGCTGAGAGCGAAGCTGCGGCTTTATCCGTGAGTGATACTGATGGTGTTTATCTGGTACCAGCGTTTACGGGATTAGGTGCACCCCACTGGGATATGGAAGCAAGGGGAATGCTTACCGGACTTACCCGGGGATCCAATAAGAATCATATCATACGCGCCAGTCTGGAAGCCATGGCTTACCAGACTTACGATGTTATTCAGACTATGGAAAAAGAGACTGGAGTGAACATCAGATCACTTGCGGTGGACGGGGGAGCAACTGAGAATAATTTTCTCATGCAATTCCAGGCAGATATCCTGCAAATTGAAGTTCAAAGGGTTCAATATGTAGAAACGACCGCTCTTGGGGTGGCTTATTTAGCTGGGCTTGGAATTGGGATCTGGGATAAGGAGACCTTGAAATCATTCGCCTCCCAAAAGACCATTTTTGCTCCAGAAATATCTGAGAACCAACGGGTTTCCCTGATTGAGGGCTGGAATGCCGCAATCAAACAGGTGGTAACCAGATGACTTCAACAACGGGTCCCTTCTCACTGGAATATCCAGGTCATGATTTTGTCTTCTTTTCACCTCCTCACTGGATAGCAATTCTCATTCTTTTCAGTATTTATAGTGCTTTATGGCTGAAGCGCGACTGGTTTTCTACTGCAAGGATAGATCTGCGGACTCGCTGGATTGTGGCTGTTCTACTCATAAGCCAGGAATTGAGTCTGAATATTTGGCATGTAAGTATCGGGGATTGGGATGCGGGCAGTACCCTGCCCCTACACCTGTGTGGTGTTGGAATAGTACTGGCTGCCTTTCTATTAATTAATCGTAACTATTTATTGTATGAGCTTGTGTATTTCTGGGGGCTGGGCGGGGCTATTCAAGCTCTGCTGACTCCTGACATTGGAGCCTATGGCTATCCACATTATCGCTTTTTTCAGTTCTTTCTTTCACATGGAGCCTTAATCTTCGCCAGTCTTTACATGACCTGGATTGGAGGCATGCGTCCC
The sequence above is a segment of the Candidatus Neomarinimicrobiota bacterium genome. Coding sequences within it:
- a CDS encoding TIGR02206 family membrane protein, with product MTSTTGPFSLEYPGHDFVFFSPPHWIAILILFSIYSALWLKRDWFSTARIDLRTRWIVAVLLISQELSLNIWHVSIGDWDAGSTLPLHLCGVGIVLAAFLLINRNYLLYELVYFWGLGGAIQALLTPDIGAYGYPHYRFFQFFLSHGALIFASLYMTWIGGMRPTHRSIWKVMGITNIYLIFIAGFNYVTDGNYLFICHKPVNGSIIDVLGPWPWYILSLEVVAVISFYIYYSPFALKDLIAGRRS
- the glpK gene encoding glycerol kinase GlpK; translated protein: MAILSIDQGTTGTTVILVGSEGQILAKTYHEFQQFYPQRGWVEHDPEEIWETVVECVGEICAANSEVIEGIGITNQRETTVIWDADTGNPVYNAIVWQCRRTASICESLEPHRGLIIERTGLPLDAYFSATKAQWILNHATINPDQNLKFGTIDTWLIWKLTGGDVHATDYSNASRTMLFNIHDKRWDAELCDLLKVPIDMLPDVRNSSDDYGTVSTLSELDGIPICGVAGDQQASLYGQQCFQKGETKNTYGTGCFIMMNTGAEAIQSEYGLITTLAADPDGKPCYALEGSIFIAGAAIQWLRDELGLIKTAAESEAAALSVSDTDGVYLVPAFTGLGAPHWDMEARGMLTGLTRGSNKNHIIRASLEAMAYQTYDVIQTMEKETGVNIRSLAVDGGATENNFLMQFQADILQIEVQRVQYVETTALGVAYLAGLGIGIWDKETLKSFASQKTIFAPEISENQRVSLIEGWNAAIKQVVTR